The Impatiens glandulifera chromosome 8, dImpGla2.1, whole genome shotgun sequence genome includes a window with the following:
- the LOC124912869 gene encoding heavy metal-associated isoprenylated plant protein 32-like, producing MSKEEFLKIKTCVLKVHIHCDGCKDKVKKILQKMDGVYTFKIETEQGKVTVSGDIDPSTLIKNLAKNGKNVEIWPEVKTSGNPNKPKTGNGNGNDKSKKLGANVNNQRKTGQTQFKGSNRNPKPDEDESIDIEHEDVEDNDDDDDENDEIDDEKLPLMGNNSKKGGAGSGQNGGKKGGSGGNENQGGAGSGQNGGGKKGGSGGNENQGGAGNGQNGGGKKGGAGGNENQGGAGGGQNGGGKKGGAGGNENQGGAGGSKNGGGKKGGVAGGGKKGEKNGGGGGGGGEEGKKGGSNGNNYGDKKGGGMGNDDRMNSAAGEGPYFPAGRAEVVTANVYYEQQRANYGNEMFQPPPSPVNYNMPQYHYPYPYPYTYPYPCPYTYPQPPPDYYVSSFSDENPSSSCSIM from the exons ATGAGTAAAGAAGAGTTCTTGAAGATCAAG ACTTGTGTTCTGAAAGTTCATATACACTGTGATGGATGCAAGGATAAAGTGAAGAAGATCTTGCAGAAAATGGATG GGGTTTATACATTCAAAATAGAAACAGAACAGGGAAAGGTGACAGTTTCAGGAGACATAGATCCATCAACCCTAATCAAGAATCTAGCTAAGAATGGAAAAAACGTCGAGATATGGCCGGAAGTCAAAACCTCCGGCAACCCTAACAAACCAAAGACCGGAAACGGAAACGGAAACGACAAGAGCAAGAAATTAGGTGCCAATGTTAATAATCAGCGCAAAACAGGGCAAACCCAGTTCAAAGGTTCGAACCGGAACCCTAAACCAGATGAAGATGAATCGATTGATATTGAGCATGAGGATGTCGAGGAcaatgatgatgacgatgacgAAAACGATGAAATAGACGATGAGAAATTACCCTTGATGGGTAATAATAGCAAGAAAGGTGGCGCCGGCAGCGGTCAGAATGGAGGAAAGAAAGGTGGGTCCGGTGGAAATGAGAACCAGGGTGGCGCCGGTAGCGGTCAGAATGGAGGAGGAAAGAAAGGTGGGTCCGGTGGAAATGAGAACCAGGGTGGCGCCGGTAACGGTCAGAATGGAGGAGGAAAGAAAGGTGGGGCCGGTGGAAATGAAAACCAGGGTGGTGCCGGCGGCGGTCAAAATGGAGGAGGAAAGAAAGGTGGGGCCGGTGGAAATGAGAACCAGGGTGGCGCCGGCGGCAGTAAAAATGGAGGAGGAAAGAAAGGTGGTGTTGCCGGCGGCGGTAAAAAAGGGGAAAAGAACGGcggcggtggtggtggtggggGAGAAGAAGGTAAAAAAGGTGGGTCTAATGGTAATAATTATGGAGACAAGAAAGGTGGTGGAATGGGAAATGATGATCGGATGAATTCTGCCGCCGGCGAAGGGCCATATTTTCCGGCGGGTAGGGCGGAGGTTGTGACGGCAAACGTTTATTATGAGCAGCAACGAGCGAATTATGGAAACGAGATGTTTCAACCGCCGCCGTCGCCGGTCAACTATAATATGCCCCAATATCATTATCCATATCCTTACCCTTATACTTACCCATACCCGTGTCCATATACGTACCCACAACCCCCACCCGACTACTATGTGAGTTCATTTAGTGATGAGAACCCATCATCTAGTTGTAGTATCatgtga